From one Nonomuraea polychroma genomic stretch:
- a CDS encoding cystathionine beta-synthase: MRVYDSLVDLMGNTPLVRLHKVSAGLPAQVLAKVEYFNPGGSVKDRIAMRMIEAAEKSGELRPGGVIVEPTSGNTGVGLAIVAQQKGYRCLFVVPDKVAQDKISVLRAYGAEVVVCPTAVSPEHPDSYYSVSDRLAREVPNAWKPNQYANVNNPDSHYHSTGPEVWADTEGRVTHFVAGIGTGGTISGTGRYLKDVSDGRVKIIGADPVGSVYSGGSGRPYLVEGVGEDIWPATYDTTICDEIIAVSDKDSFNMTRRLAREEGLLVGGSCGMAVVAALQVAARAGKDDVVVVLLPDGGRGYLSKIFNDDWMADYGFLTESSEEGLVGDVLARKGRAMPEFVHAHPHESVSTAIAIMREYSVSQLPVMKEEPPVMAAEVVGSIVERDLLEALYHGRLSSDDPIADHMSAPLPTIGSGEPVARAVEALEKADAAVVLEEGKPAGLITRQDLLAFLANHA; the protein is encoded by the coding sequence GTGCGCGTTTACGATTCCCTGGTCGATCTCATGGGGAACACCCCGCTGGTTCGGCTGCACAAGGTTTCCGCGGGACTGCCCGCCCAGGTGCTCGCCAAGGTCGAGTACTTCAACCCGGGGGGCTCGGTCAAAGACCGCATCGCGATGCGCATGATCGAGGCCGCCGAGAAGTCGGGCGAGCTGCGTCCCGGCGGCGTCATCGTCGAGCCGACGTCCGGCAACACCGGTGTGGGCCTGGCCATCGTGGCACAGCAGAAGGGATACCGGTGCCTGTTCGTGGTGCCGGACAAGGTGGCGCAGGACAAGATCTCGGTGCTGCGCGCTTATGGGGCCGAGGTCGTGGTCTGCCCGACCGCCGTCTCGCCGGAGCACCCGGACTCCTACTACTCGGTCTCCGACCGGCTGGCCCGCGAGGTGCCCAACGCCTGGAAGCCCAACCAATACGCCAACGTCAACAACCCCGACTCCCACTACCACTCGACGGGTCCCGAGGTCTGGGCGGACACCGAGGGCCGGGTCACGCACTTCGTGGCGGGCATCGGCACCGGGGGCACGATCAGCGGTACGGGCCGTTACCTCAAGGACGTCTCCGACGGCCGAGTGAAGATCATCGGTGCGGACCCGGTCGGCTCGGTCTACTCCGGTGGCTCCGGGCGGCCGTACCTGGTGGAGGGCGTCGGCGAGGACATCTGGCCGGCCACGTACGACACCACGATCTGCGACGAGATCATCGCGGTGTCCGACAAGGACTCCTTCAACATGACCCGCCGGCTCGCCCGCGAGGAGGGGCTGCTGGTCGGCGGCTCGTGCGGGATGGCGGTCGTGGCGGCGCTGCAGGTGGCGGCCAGGGCGGGGAAGGACGACGTGGTCGTCGTGCTGCTGCCGGACGGCGGCCGCGGCTACCTGTCGAAGATCTTCAACGACGACTGGATGGCCGACTACGGCTTCCTGACCGAGTCCTCCGAGGAGGGTCTGGTCGGTGACGTGCTGGCGCGCAAGGGGCGGGCGATGCCCGAGTTCGTGCACGCGCACCCGCACGAGTCCGTGAGCACGGCCATCGCGATCATGCGCGAATACTCCGTGTCCCAGCTGCCGGTGATGAAGGAGGAGCCGCCGGTCATGGCGGCCGAGGTCGTGGGCTCCATCGTCGAGCGCGATCTCCTCGAGGCCCTGTACCACGGCAGGCTCTCCTCCGACGACCCGATCGCCGACCATATGTCTGCGCCGCTACCCACGATCGGCAGCGGTGAACCTGTGGCGCGTGCGGTCGAAGCGCTGGAGAAGGCTGATGCGGCCGTCGTGCTGGAAGAGGGCAAGCCCGCCGGGCTGATCACCCGGCAGGACCTGCTCGCCTTCCTCGCGAACCACGCCTAG
- a CDS encoding BTAD domain-containing putative transcriptional regulator — translation MVRFGVLGPLTVRVDGRSVHVAEAKVRAVLADLLAHGGGPVPVDRLVEDLWGARAGRNPVGTLQARVSQLRRALGDPLLITHGPAGYRLAAHDCDAARFRALVERRSPDPATRAAELEEALALWRGPAYADFPDADFARAEAANLEETRLAALEEQAEVRLSLGERVDLAELVARHPLRERLRASHMLALYRGGRQSEALATYEDVRRRLRDELGVDPSAELAALHQAILRQDPALDVVAVRPRTNLPAPLSRLIGREEAVAEVRALLRANRLVTLTGPGGVGKTRLALAAAEESRGCAADGDVWLVELAALRPHAGVVEVAEAIGGVLGLRDDVAGSMVDRLATALQGTQALLVLDNCEHVVEQAAALAARLLRAAPGLRILATSQESLRIEGEALWGVPPLAPEAAVELFAARAGVEPDADVAEICARLDGLPLALELAATRVRALGVRGLAERLDDRFRVLTAGMRDAPERQRTLRAMIDWSWELLGEPERVVLRRLAVHAGGCTLEAAEQVCAEPGVDVLDTLARLVDRSLVVRAAGPRYRLLESVAAYCRERLAEAGEDDLITARHARYYTALAERADLRGPGQREWFARLDAERANLRLALAGPGPDALRLVNALAWYWILRGSLSEARRSLATVLAAARSPSETGDAAAEALAARASVWLAGIEALLGEPVSPVRREGLDRAGAALADWLLSHVRWAYGDRAAHEAAAERALAAYEELGDRWGVAAALCLRAKLAVGRADLVAMERDGERGLALFRELGDEWGQIEAMDVLDRAAEIRGDYPKAARLREEALRLAEELGFEVSFRLAAIGRIALLAGDYERADDYHERARRLAVAQSYRAAEENALLGLAMSARRQGRYEEAEAHLRPVLDFLRRVRGTPGIAFVMAELGFVAEQRGDGETALDRQREGYAAARATGDPRAIALALEGLAGALSLSGEAGHLQADCPLTEAARMIGAAAGIRRAVGAPQPSRERRDVDRITVRLRAALGDDVFERAFAEGERDRGSGFWDRGRGFGEGGSGIGETGSGQGELGDDLPSALRGRARVEPAAQRLHPLGHADQPEPATKAGNPGI, via the coding sequence ATGGTGCGTTTCGGGGTGCTCGGGCCGCTGACGGTGCGGGTGGACGGCCGGTCTGTTCACGTGGCCGAGGCCAAGGTGCGGGCGGTGCTGGCGGACCTGCTGGCCCACGGGGGCGGGCCCGTGCCGGTGGACCGGCTGGTCGAGGACCTCTGGGGCGCGCGGGCCGGCCGCAACCCGGTCGGGACGCTCCAAGCGCGGGTCTCCCAGCTGCGCCGCGCGCTCGGAGACCCCTTGTTGATCACGCACGGGCCTGCCGGATACCGGCTGGCGGCCCATGACTGCGACGCCGCCCGCTTCCGCGCCCTCGTCGAGCGCCGCTCCCCGGATCCCGCCACGCGCGCGGCCGAGCTGGAGGAGGCGCTGGCGCTGTGGCGCGGGCCCGCGTACGCCGACTTCCCCGACGCGGACTTCGCCCGCGCCGAGGCCGCGAACCTGGAGGAGACACGTCTGGCGGCGCTGGAGGAGCAGGCAGAGGTACGGCTGTCGCTCGGCGAACGGGTCGATCTGGCGGAACTGGTCGCCCGGCATCCGCTGCGGGAGCGCCTGCGTGCCTCGCACATGCTGGCCCTGTACCGGGGCGGGCGGCAGAGCGAGGCACTGGCCACGTACGAGGACGTGCGGCGGCGGTTGCGGGACGAGCTCGGGGTGGATCCGTCGGCCGAGCTGGCGGCGCTGCATCAGGCGATCCTGCGCCAGGACCCGGCCCTGGACGTGGTTGCTGTGCGGCCTCGGACCAACCTGCCCGCGCCGTTGAGCCGCCTGATCGGGCGGGAGGAGGCGGTGGCCGAGGTCCGGGCGCTGCTGCGGGCCAACCGGCTGGTCACGCTCACGGGGCCGGGGGGCGTCGGCAAGACGCGCCTGGCCCTGGCGGCTGCGGAGGAGTCTCGGGGGTGCGCTGCCGACGGAGATGTGTGGCTGGTGGAGCTGGCGGCGCTGCGGCCGCACGCCGGGGTCGTCGAGGTGGCGGAGGCGATCGGCGGCGTCCTGGGGTTGCGGGACGACGTGGCGGGGTCCATGGTCGATCGGCTGGCGACGGCGCTGCAGGGCACGCAGGCGTTGCTGGTGCTGGACAACTGCGAGCATGTCGTGGAGCAGGCGGCCGCACTGGCCGCGCGGTTGTTGCGGGCGGCGCCCGGGTTGCGGATCCTTGCCACGAGCCAGGAGTCGTTGCGTATCGAAGGTGAGGCCCTGTGGGGCGTGCCGCCGCTGGCGCCGGAGGCGGCGGTGGAGTTGTTCGCGGCGCGGGCGGGGGTCGAGCCGGATGCGGACGTGGCGGAGATCTGCGCCAGGCTGGACGGCCTCCCGCTGGCGCTGGAGCTGGCCGCGACCCGGGTGCGGGCGTTGGGGGTCCGGGGGCTGGCAGAGCGGCTGGACGACCGGTTCCGCGTGCTGACGGCGGGAATGCGGGACGCGCCGGAGCGGCAGCGTACGTTGCGGGCGATGATCGACTGGAGTTGGGAGCTGCTGGGGGAGCCCGAGCGGGTGGTGTTGCGGCGGCTGGCGGTGCATGCCGGTGGGTGCACGCTGGAGGCGGCCGAGCAGGTGTGCGCCGAGCCGGGGGTGGACGTGCTGGACACGCTGGCCCGGCTGGTGGATCGGTCACTGGTGGTGCGGGCCGCCGGGCCGCGTTACCGGCTGCTGGAGTCGGTCGCCGCCTATTGCCGGGAACGGCTGGCCGAGGCGGGCGAGGACGACCTGATCACGGCGCGGCACGCCCGCTACTACACCGCGCTCGCCGAACGTGCGGACCTCAGAGGGCCGGGGCAGCGGGAATGGTTCGCGCGGCTCGACGCCGAGCGCGCCAATCTCCGGCTCGCGCTCGCGGGGCCGGGGCCGGACGCGTTGCGGCTGGTCAACGCCCTCGCCTGGTATTGGATACTGCGCGGCAGCCTCAGCGAGGCACGCAGGTCGCTGGCGACCGTCCTTGCGGCAGCCCGTTCCCCCAGCGAGACCGGGGACGCGGCGGCTGAGGCCTTGGCAGCTCGGGCGTCCGTCTGGCTGGCCGGGATCGAGGCGCTGCTCGGCGAGCCCGTCTCGCCGGTGCGCCGTGAAGGGCTCGATCGGGCGGGCGCGGCGCTGGCCGACTGGCTGTTGAGCCACGTCCGCTGGGCCTACGGCGACAGGGCGGCGCACGAGGCGGCGGCGGAGCGGGCGTTGGCCGCGTACGAGGAGTTGGGTGACAGGTGGGGCGTCGCGGCGGCGTTGTGTCTGCGTGCCAAGCTCGCCGTCGGCCGGGCCGACCTGGTGGCGATGGAGCGGGACGGGGAGCGGGGGCTCGCTCTGTTCAGGGAACTGGGCGACGAGTGGGGCCAGATCGAGGCGATGGACGTGCTCGATCGGGCGGCCGAGATCCGCGGCGACTACCCGAAGGCCGCCCGGCTGCGTGAGGAGGCACTGCGTCTGGCCGAGGAGCTGGGCTTCGAGGTCTCGTTCCGGCTCGCGGCCATCGGGCGCATCGCGTTGCTTGCGGGGGACTACGAGCGGGCCGACGACTACCACGAGCGGGCCAGGCGGCTGGCGGTCGCCCAGTCCTACCGGGCGGCCGAGGAGAACGCCCTGCTCGGTCTGGCCATGAGCGCCCGGCGGCAGGGCCGGTACGAGGAGGCGGAGGCCCACCTGCGGCCCGTGCTGGACTTCCTGCGGCGGGTGCGGGGGACGCCCGGGATCGCGTTCGTCATGGCGGAGCTGGGCTTCGTCGCCGAGCAGCGGGGTGACGGGGAGACGGCGCTGGACAGGCAGCGGGAGGGGTACGCGGCGGCGCGGGCCACCGGTGACCCCAGGGCGATCGCGCTGGCCCTCGAAGGGCTGGCCGGGGCGCTGTCGCTCAGCGGCGAGGCCGGTCACCTCCAGGCGGACTGCCCGCTGACGGAGGCGGCGCGGATGATCGGGGCGGCCGCCGGCATCAGGCGGGCCGTCGGCGCGCCGCAGCCCTCGCGCGAGCGGCGAGACGTGGACCGGATCACCGTCCGGCTGCGCGCCGCCTTGGGGGACGACGTGTTCGAGCGGGCATTCGCCGAAGGGGAACGAGATCGCGGCTCTGGGTTCTGGGACAGGGGCCGGGGGTTCGGGGAAGGCGGCTCAGGTATCGGGGAAACCGGCTCGGGGCAGGGGGAACTCGGCGACGACCTCCCAAGCGCCCTCCGGGGACGGGCCCGCGTAGAGCCTGCCGCCCAGCGCCTCCACCCGCTCGGCCATGCCGACCAGCCCGAACCCGCCACCAAGGCGGGCAACCCGGGGATCTGA
- a CDS encoding 2'-5' RNA ligase family protein, with protein MVDDQPAVRDVVRECQDKLAGVGGLDFIPAEWLHMTTQIVGFPDEIAEAERDAMIASVAKALRVLEPVTAQLGEVCWAEEAAQRGRFGTFVREIGSWCSGGCCEPGTKRRSRSL; from the coding sequence TTGGTTGACGACCAGCCGGCGGTTCGCGACGTCGTCCGGGAGTGTCAGGACAAGCTCGCAGGAGTTGGAGGGCTGGACTTCATTCCAGCCGAATGGCTGCATATGACCACCCAGATCGTCGGCTTCCCTGATGAAATCGCGGAAGCCGAACGCGACGCCATGATTGCCTCTGTGGCCAAGGCATTGCGAGTGTTGGAGCCCGTCACGGCGCAACTGGGGGAGGTCTGCTGGGCGGAAGAGGCCGCACAGCGCGGCCGCTTCGGCACATTCGTCCGGGAGATTGGGTCCTGGTGCTCAGGAGGGTGCTGCGAACCAGGGACGAAACGCCGATCGAGGTCACTGTGA
- a CDS encoding SGNH/GDSL hydrolase family protein gives MVWPAGMARAARKIATAAALGGGGLTALGATAYALLIAEGLLARKAIGQPHGLDGPPSDGTYGDFPGEPLKLAMLGDSTAIGLGMTDPADTPGVLLANGLAEVSERPVRLLVAAKSGTPSAELGDQVDQALTMAPDVAVIFVGANDIITQTPPAIAVRHLTKAVRRLRDAGVEVVVGTCPDLGTVRPISQPLRWVARRWSRQLAAAQTVAVVDAGGRTVAFADVLGPEFATNPTEMFGPDRFHPSARGYAQAAYAVLPSVCAALGLWPEPRPARGEALQPIYLAAATAAEESGTEVTATRVDGRSTGLHGKWASLFRRRLGEQLNES, from the coding sequence ATGGTCTGGCCAGCTGGGATGGCCCGCGCGGCACGCAAGATCGCTACTGCGGCGGCGCTCGGAGGGGGCGGCCTGACCGCGCTCGGCGCCACGGCGTACGCACTGCTGATCGCCGAGGGGCTGCTCGCGCGCAAGGCGATCGGCCAGCCGCACGGCCTGGACGGCCCACCGTCCGACGGCACCTACGGCGACTTCCCCGGCGAGCCGCTCAAGCTGGCCATGCTCGGCGATTCCACGGCCATCGGCCTCGGCATGACCGACCCGGCCGACACCCCCGGCGTGTTGCTGGCCAACGGCCTGGCTGAGGTGTCCGAGCGGCCGGTGCGCCTGCTCGTCGCCGCCAAGTCGGGCACGCCGTCGGCCGAGCTGGGCGATCAGGTGGACCAGGCCCTGACCATGGCTCCCGACGTGGCGGTGATCTTCGTGGGGGCCAACGACATCATCACGCAGACGCCGCCCGCGATCGCCGTACGACATCTGACCAAGGCCGTGCGGCGGCTGCGGGACGCGGGGGTCGAGGTGGTCGTGGGCACCTGCCCGGACCTCGGCACGGTCCGCCCCATCTCGCAGCCGCTGCGCTGGGTGGCGCGGCGCTGGAGCCGGCAACTGGCGGCGGCGCAGACGGTGGCAGTGGTGGACGCGGGCGGGCGGACGGTGGCGTTCGCCGACGTCCTCGGCCCGGAGTTCGCGACAAACCCGACAGAAATGTTCGGACCGGATCGTTTCCATCCATCTGCCCGAGGTTACGCGCAGGCCGCTTACGCGGTGCTACCTTCAGTGTGCGCTGCGTTGGGGCTGTGGCCTGAGCCGCGCCCCGCGCGCGGCGAGGCATTGCAACCGATCTACCTTGCGGCGGCTACGGCCGCGGAGGAGTCCGGCACCGAGGTCACCGCGACCCGGGTCGACGGGCGTTCGACGGGCCTGCACGGGAAGTGGGCATCGTTGTTCCGCCGGCGGCTCGGCGAGCAGCTCAACGAGTCCTGA
- a CDS encoding NAD(P)-dependent oxidoreductase, with protein sequence MSEVTVVGLGPMGSTMAETFLTAGHQVKVWNRTASKAEPLVAKGAGRAATAADGDLLVVSQISYEAMYNSLGDARLDGKVVVNLSSDSPERLRAAARWVSERGGTLVTGGIMVPPPGIGQPGAYTFYSGPKDVLDRHAATLEALSEITYVGEDEGLAMMYYQAQLLIFWSSLTSHMHAMAMLRTAGVSPLEFLPFVRETFTQLGGDGPMGYAKILAEEVAAGTYPGEQNSLHMQAVGMGHVVEALEEAGVETTVPRALQALFERADAEGRGHEGLGTVIESISKP encoded by the coding sequence ATGAGTGAAGTGACGGTGGTCGGGCTCGGCCCGATGGGGTCGACGATGGCCGAGACGTTCCTGACCGCGGGCCACCAGGTCAAGGTGTGGAACCGTACGGCGAGCAAGGCAGAGCCGCTGGTCGCCAAGGGCGCCGGGCGGGCGGCGACGGCCGCGGACGGCGACCTGCTGGTGGTCAGCCAGATCAGCTACGAGGCGATGTACAACAGCCTCGGCGACGCCCGGCTGGACGGGAAAGTGGTGGTCAACCTCAGCTCCGACAGTCCGGAACGGCTGCGTGCGGCGGCCAGGTGGGTCTCTGAACGCGGCGGCACGCTGGTCACCGGCGGCATCATGGTCCCGCCGCCCGGCATCGGGCAGCCCGGGGCGTACACCTTCTACAGCGGCCCCAAAGACGTGCTCGACCGGCATGCGGCGACGCTCGAGGCCCTGAGCGAGATCACGTACGTAGGCGAGGACGAGGGCCTGGCGATGATGTACTACCAGGCCCAGCTGCTGATCTTCTGGTCCAGCCTGACGAGCCACATGCACGCCATGGCCATGCTGCGCACGGCGGGCGTGTCACCGCTGGAGTTCCTGCCGTTCGTGCGCGAGACCTTCACCCAGCTGGGCGGCGACGGCCCCATGGGGTACGCGAAGATCCTGGCAGAGGAGGTCGCGGCCGGGACGTACCCGGGCGAGCAGAACTCGCTGCACATGCAGGCCGTCGGCATGGGCCACGTCGTGGAGGCGCTGGAGGAGGCCGGTGTGGAGACCACGGTGCCGAGGGCGTTGCAGGCGCTCTTCGAACGCGCCGACGCCGAGGGGCGCGGCCACGAAGGCCTCGGCACCGTCATCGAGTCGATCAGCAAGCCGTAG
- a CDS encoding DUF6292 family protein — MAIRHVEPYTDEWLQQPISYVRQVVDQLGAEVADWWEGPCDPRDATLMLADGSALVWDEESGWRLGTFVSGGRGHHTELTGVRYLGHGLLPKPERVPSALMDARAGIGASSAWRPCYRSHRQCRDGFDVALAFYLVDA, encoded by the coding sequence GTGGCCATCAGGCACGTCGAGCCGTACACCGACGAGTGGCTGCAGCAACCGATCAGCTACGTACGTCAGGTCGTCGACCAGCTCGGAGCCGAGGTCGCGGACTGGTGGGAAGGCCCCTGCGACCCGCGCGACGCCACGCTCATGCTGGCCGACGGAAGCGCGCTGGTGTGGGACGAGGAGAGCGGCTGGCGCCTGGGCACATTCGTCTCGGGCGGCCGCGGCCACCACACCGAGCTGACCGGGGTCCGCTACCTGGGCCACGGCCTGCTCCCGAAACCGGAGCGCGTACCGTCTGCCCTGATGGACGCCCGAGCCGGGATCGGTGCCAGCTCGGCCTGGCGCCCCTGCTACCGCTCCCACCGTCAATGCCGCGACGGCTTCGACGTAGCCCTCGCCTTCTACCTCGTCGACGCCTAA
- a CDS encoding cystathionine gamma-synthase gives MSNGFETLAIHAGQEPDPLTGAVVPPIYATSTYKQDGVGGLRSGYEYSRSANPTRTALEQALAAVEGGARGLAFASGLAAEDTFLRTVCKPQDHVIIPNDAYGGTYRLFAKVHERWDLHYDPVPLHDLDAVAAAMTQKTKVVWVETPTNPLLGIADIAALAQLAHDNGALLVVDNTFASPYLQQPLALGADVVVHSTTKYVGGHSDVVGGALIAADAGLGEELAYHQNAMGAVAGPFDAWLTLRGLKTLGVRMDRHCDNAERVVDLLLAHPRVTDVLYPGLAEHPGHEVAAKQMKRFGGMVSFRVAGGEAEAVEVCNRAKLFTLGESLGGVESLIEHPGRMTHASAVGSPLEVPADLVRLSVGIETVDDLLADLSQALA, from the coding sequence ATGAGCAACGGTTTTGAGACGCTGGCCATCCACGCAGGTCAAGAGCCCGACCCACTGACCGGTGCGGTCGTGCCGCCGATCTACGCGACATCCACCTACAAGCAGGACGGCGTGGGCGGCCTGCGCTCGGGATATGAGTACAGCCGTTCGGCCAACCCCACCAGGACCGCGCTCGAGCAGGCGCTCGCGGCCGTGGAGGGGGGTGCGCGCGGGCTCGCGTTCGCCTCCGGGCTGGCCGCCGAGGACACCTTCCTGCGTACGGTGTGCAAGCCGCAGGACCACGTCATCATCCCGAACGACGCGTACGGCGGGACGTACCGGCTGTTCGCCAAGGTCCACGAGCGCTGGGACCTGCACTACGACCCGGTCCCGCTGCACGACCTCGACGCCGTGGCCGCGGCCATGACGCAGAAGACCAAGGTGGTCTGGGTCGAGACGCCCACCAACCCGCTGCTCGGCATCGCCGACATCGCGGCGCTCGCGCAGCTGGCCCACGACAACGGGGCGCTGCTGGTGGTCGACAACACGTTCGCGTCGCCGTATCTGCAGCAGCCGTTGGCTCTGGGGGCGGACGTCGTCGTGCACTCCACGACCAAATACGTGGGCGGTCACTCCGACGTGGTCGGCGGGGCGCTCATCGCGGCGGACGCCGGGCTCGGCGAGGAGCTGGCCTACCACCAGAACGCGATGGGCGCGGTGGCCGGGCCGTTCGACGCCTGGCTGACGCTGCGCGGGCTCAAGACCCTGGGCGTGCGCATGGACCGCCACTGCGACAACGCCGAACGCGTCGTCGACCTGCTGCTGGCGCACCCGCGCGTGACCGACGTGCTCTACCCGGGGCTGGCCGAGCACCCGGGGCACGAGGTGGCGGCCAAGCAGATGAAGCGGTTCGGGGGCATGGTGTCGTTCCGTGTCGCCGGGGGCGAGGCGGAGGCCGTGGAGGTGTGCAACCGGGCGAAGCTCTTCACGCTGGGCGAGTCGCTCGGCGGTGTCGAGTCGCTCATCGAGCACCCCGGCAGGATGACCCACGCGTCGGCGGTGGGGTCGCCGCTGGAGGTGCCCGCCGACCTGGTGCGGCTGTCGGTCGGCATCGAGACGGTCGACGACCTGCTCGCCGACCTCAGCCAGGCGCTGGCCTGA
- a CDS encoding transposase, producing the protein MQILPDAAYAAAELRAALTAAGHRLLIKPPAPKPAVPGGLTLDDFTIDTTAGTVACPAGHTVALAPPASRYQQCRATFTGLCAACPLHDRCTTAKSGRILTIAACAAAAPSLRFARGPVGAE; encoded by the coding sequence TTGCAGATCCTGCCCGATGCCGCCTACGCCGCCGCCGAGCTGCGCGCCGCCCTGACCGCCGCCGGACACCGGCTGCTGATCAAGCCACCCGCGCCCAAACCCGCCGTCCCCGGCGGGCTCACCCTGGACGACTTCACCATCGACACCACCGCCGGCACGGTCGCCTGCCCCGCCGGCCACACCGTCGCACTCGCCCCGCCCGCAAGCCGCTACCAGCAGTGCCGCGCCACCTTCACCGGCCTGTGCGCCGCCTGCCCGCTCCACGATCGCTGCACCACCGCCAAGAGCGGCCGCATCCTGACCATCGCCGCCTGCGCTGCCGCGGCCCCATCATTGCGTTTTGCCCGAGGTCCCGTGGGCGCGGAGTAA
- a CDS encoding PQQ-binding-like beta-propeller repeat protein: MLRPLWKPSIALAGTLAVAACSGSDAATTDKFPTWHNTQVNAVSRMAVAGGVVATTSMKPDGTLETVAIGLRDGKRLWAYPATMAGRLPGMGVSTPAIVETARGQGVVVALDPAKNAQWSATLIARDAHSGVQKWTRPVHSTFGPQRCGPYICLSEHTALSKARMVVLDPATGKQLWKLPGISEVEWSDPARVLLLRLSADPMIESYEVKTGKLQWQQPIEQALGPGVDLSGGWAFGATGDNLIGYVAPYTNPRTKKISTFGLFSLKISDGTINWIRPSVVRVYPSGSPGYAPVVRPVDRQGAYGGFARLDSESGRVIGQITASDVPGSGWWLAFPDRMDKLGFLKHNTTGTAFDLTSGKAVPAEKERGWSFCVTDPKPLPLPGQPPGFYSTAAICEYDLGTGKRVSPASTPPPWFTGSQDGWRLWRDEKGALHAVNDQTAPAPGMYG; the protein is encoded by the coding sequence GTGCTCCGGCCCCTCTGGAAACCGTCCATCGCCCTCGCCGGAACGCTGGCCGTCGCCGCCTGCTCCGGCAGCGACGCGGCCACCACCGACAAGTTCCCGACCTGGCACAACACCCAAGTCAACGCGGTCAGCCGCATGGCGGTGGCCGGCGGGGTCGTCGCCACGACCTCCATGAAGCCCGACGGCACGCTGGAGACCGTCGCGATCGGCCTGCGCGACGGCAAACGCCTGTGGGCCTATCCGGCCACGATGGCGGGCCGCCTGCCCGGGATGGGCGTCTCCACCCCCGCGATCGTCGAGACGGCAAGAGGCCAAGGCGTGGTCGTCGCCCTCGACCCGGCCAAGAACGCCCAGTGGAGCGCCACCCTCATCGCCCGCGACGCCCACTCCGGGGTGCAGAAGTGGACCAGGCCGGTGCATTCGACGTTCGGGCCGCAACGCTGCGGCCCCTACATCTGCCTGTCCGAGCACACGGCCCTGTCCAAGGCCCGCATGGTGGTCCTCGACCCGGCCACGGGCAAACAGCTGTGGAAACTGCCGGGCATCTCCGAGGTCGAATGGTCCGACCCGGCCCGGGTGCTGCTGCTCAGGCTCTCCGCCGACCCCATGATCGAGTCGTACGAGGTCAAGACCGGCAAGCTGCAGTGGCAGCAGCCGATCGAGCAGGCCCTCGGACCAGGCGTCGACCTGTCGGGGGGCTGGGCGTTCGGCGCGACCGGGGACAACCTGATCGGCTACGTCGCCCCGTACACCAACCCGCGGACCAAGAAGATCTCCACCTTCGGGTTGTTCTCCCTCAAGATCTCCGATGGGACGATCAACTGGATCCGGCCCTCGGTCGTCCGCGTCTACCCCAGCGGCAGCCCCGGCTACGCCCCGGTCGTACGTCCCGTCGACCGGCAGGGCGCCTACGGCGGCTTCGCCCGGCTCGACTCCGAGTCCGGCCGGGTCATCGGGCAGATCACCGCCTCCGACGTGCCGGGCTCCGGCTGGTGGCTGGCCTTCCCCGACCGGATGGACAAGCTGGGCTTCCTCAAGCACAACACCACGGGGACGGCCTTCGACCTGACCTCCGGCAAGGCCGTGCCCGCGGAGAAGGAACGCGGCTGGTCCTTCTGCGTCACCGACCCCAAGCCGCTGCCGCTGCCCGGACAACCTCCGGGCTTCTACTCGACGGCGGCCATCTGCGAGTACGACCTGGGCACCGGCAAGCGCGTCTCCCCCGCGAGCACGCCGCCGCCCTGGTTCACCGGCAGCCAGGACGGCTGGCGGTTGTGGCGCGACGAGAAGGGGGCGCTGCACGCCGTGAACGACCAGACGGCGCCCGCGCCCGGCATGTACGGGTGA